CTGCTGGACTCGCCCGGACCCGACGGGGCGATGCTGCGGGATCCGGACGGCCGGGACCAACCCCTCGTGGCCTCCTACCGTACGGAGCCGCTCCGTGCGGGGCTCGCCCGGTTGGCCGCCGAGCACGGTGACTTGGCGGGCCTCCCGCTGCGCGAGCTCACCGCCGGACTCGACGTGGCGACCGTCATCGCCACTGCGCCACTCGCCTCCTTCGACTGCGACACCTGGGACGATCTCGCGGCCGCCCGGGCCCGGATCAGAGAGCATGGGACCGTGCTGGATCAATGGATCACCGCCGTCAAGAACGAGCTGGGCATCGAGGTGGACGTCGACACCAAGGCCCTGCTCGACCTCGCCCGTGACGCCGCCCACGGCGTCGCCCGGCCCGCCGCCCCGCTGACCACCTTCCTCATCGGCTACGCGGCCGCCCGGGCCGAGGCCGCCGGAGCGGACCCGGCCCGAGCCGTCGCCGAAGCCTCCCGCAAGGCGACCGACCTGGCGCTGCGCTGGGCAGAGGAAACCTCCGAGAAGAACACCGAAGCCGGCTCCGGATGACCCGTACCGACGCCGAGCGCGTCCCGGCCGAATCCGCCGCCCCCGGCCCCGAGGGGTCCCCCCGCTCCTCCGCCGACCCCCTCGACGAGGCCTTGGCCCTCGTCTCGCGCACCCCGGACGGTGGCGGGCACCGCGCCGCGCCCTGGCTCCGGGCCCGCGAGGCGGCCGTCCGGGCCGGTTCCGGCGTCCGGGCCCGCTCGCACCGGGTCCCGTTCCCCGACGCCCTCGGCGAGGTGCTGACCGGGCCCCTCGACGCCCTCACCGACCTGCCGTCCTTCGACACCTCGGCCATGGACGGCTGGGCGGTCGCCGGCCCCGGCCCGTGGACCGTGCGGGACGGCGGGGTACTGGCCGGCGCGGACCGGCCCGAGCCCCTCGCGGACGGCGAGGCCGTACGGATCGCCACCGGGGCCCGGATCCCCGCCGACACCACCGCCGTGATCCGCTCCGAGCACTCCCGCGAGGCCGGCTCCCAACTGTTCGCCGAACGGCCCGTCGCCACCGGCCAGGACATCCGCCCGCGCGGCCAGGAGTGCCGCTCCGGCGACCTGCTGCTGCCCGCCGGCTCCCTGGTCACCCCGGCGCTGCTCGGCCTGGCCGCCGCCGCGGGGTACGACGAGTTGGAGACCCGGCCCCGGCCGCGCGTGGAGATCCTGGTGCTCGGCGACGAGTTGCTGACCGAGGGCCTCCCGCACGACGGCCTGATCCGCGACGCCCTGAGCCCCATGCTCGGCCCGTGGCTCACCCGACTCGGCGCCGAGGTCATCGGAACGCGGCGGCTCGGCGACGACCCCGCCGGGGCCGAGGCCCTGTACGAGGCCGTCACCGCCTCCGACGCCGACCTGATCGTCACCACCGGCGGCACCGCCTCCGGCCCCGTCGACCACGTGCGTCCCGTGCTGCGGCGCGCGGGGGCCGAACTCCTCGTCGACGGGGTCGCCGTGCGCCCCGGGCATCCGATGCTGCTGGCCCGGCTCGGGGACCGGTCCGCCGGCCGCCACCTGGTGGGGCTTCCCGGGAACCCGCTCGCCGCCGTGTCCGGGCTGTTGACCCTGGCCGAACCGCTGCTGCGGGCCCTCGCGGGGCGCCGGCAACGCCCCCGGTACACGGTCGCGGTTCAGGGGGACGTACCCGGGCACCCGTACGACACCCGGCTCGTCCCGGTGCTGCTGACCGACGAGCACGCGGTGCCGCTGCGCTACCACGGCCCCGCGATGCTCCGGGGGGTGGCGGCCGCCGACGCGCTGGCCGTCGTGCCGACCGGCGGCGCGCGGTCCGGGCAGGAACTCGAAGTACTCGATCTGCCATGGGCAGCGGGGGGATGTTTCACGTGAAACTGCACGGCCATGACGCCATGGCCCGGGGCGCGGACGAGAAACTCGTCTCCCGGCGCATCAAACTGCCCAAACGGGAGGTCGAGAAGCCCCTGCGGCAGGTCACCCGACGCCTGTTGATGGCCCTGTTCGTGATGTGCCTGACCGTCCTGATCGTGTGGCTCGACCGGGGCGGCTACCACGACAACGCCGACGACAGCATCACCCTGCTCGACTGCGTCTACTACGCGACCGTCACCCTGTCGACGACCGGATACGGCGACATCGTCCCGTACAGCGCCAGCGCGCGGCTGCTCAACGTCCTGCTGATCACGCCGCTGCGCGTGCTGTTCCTGATCATCCTCGTCGGTACCACCCTGGAAGTCCTCACCGAGCGGACCAGGGAAGAATGGCGGCTGAACCGCTGGAGGAAGAACTTGCGTGACCACACGGTCGTGATCGGCTTCGGCACCAAGGGGCGCTCGGCCCTGCAGACGCTGCTGGCCACCGGCCTCCACAAGGAGCAGGTCGTCGTCGTCGACCCGAGCTCCAAGGTGGTCGACATCGCCAACGCGGAGGGGCTCACGGGCGTCGTGGGCGACGCCACCCGCTCCGACGTGCTGCTCCGCGCCGAGGTGCAGAAGGCCCGCCAGATCGTCATCGCCACGCAGCGGGACGACACGGCCGTCCTGGTGACACTGACCGCGCGTCAACTCAACCGCGGCGCGAAGATCGTCGCGGCGGTGCGGGAAGAGGAGAACGCCCCGCTGCTGCGCCAGTCGGGCGCGGACGCGGTCATCACGAGCGCGAGCGCGGCGGGCCGGTTGCTGGGCCTGTCGGTGCTCAGCCCCAGCGCCGGCACCGTCATGGAGGACCTGATCCAGCAGGGCAGCGGCCTGGACCTGATCGAACGGCCCGTCCGGAAGCCGGAGGTCGGCAAGTCGGTCCGGGAGACCGAGGACCTCGTGGTGAGCGTGCTGCGCGGCCACCGACTGCTGGCGTACGACGACCCGCACGCGAGCCCGCTCCAGTCCACGGACCGCGTCATCACCATCGTCCGCGCGGTGCCGCCGCACACGCCGCCGGCCACCCTGGGGTCCGCGGAGTAGCCGGGTTGCCGGCCGGCG
This region of Streptomyces sp. NBC_00513 genomic DNA includes:
- a CDS encoding NTP transferase domain-containing protein translates to MSYDAIVLAGGAARRLGGADKPALHVGGRALLDRVLDACVDAGATVVVGGTRVTSRPVRWTREDPPGGGPVAALDAGLRETTAARVLVLSADLPFLDRATVRSLLDSPGPDGAMLRDPDGRDQPLVASYRTEPLRAGLARLAAEHGDLAGLPLRELTAGLDVATVIATAPLASFDCDTWDDLAAARARIREHGTVLDQWITAVKNELGIEVDVDTKALLDLARDAAHGVARPAAPLTTFLIGYAAARAEAAGADPARAVAEASRKATDLALRWAEETSEKNTEAGSG
- a CDS encoding molybdopterin molybdotransferase MoeA; translation: MTRTDAERVPAESAAPGPEGSPRSSADPLDEALALVSRTPDGGGHRAAPWLRAREAAVRAGSGVRARSHRVPFPDALGEVLTGPLDALTDLPSFDTSAMDGWAVAGPGPWTVRDGGVLAGADRPEPLADGEAVRIATGARIPADTTAVIRSEHSREAGSQLFAERPVATGQDIRPRGQECRSGDLLLPAGSLVTPALLGLAAAAGYDELETRPRPRVEILVLGDELLTEGLPHDGLIRDALSPMLGPWLTRLGAEVIGTRRLGDDPAGAEALYEAVTASDADLIVTTGGTASGPVDHVRPVLRRAGAELLVDGVAVRPGHPMLLARLGDRSAGRHLVGLPGNPLAAVSGLLTLAEPLLRALAGRRQRPRYTVAVQGDVPGHPYDTRLVPVLLTDEHAVPLRYHGPAMLRGVAAADALAVVPTGGARSGQELEVLDLPWAAGGCFT
- a CDS encoding TrkA family potassium uptake protein; its protein translation is MFHVKLHGHDAMARGADEKLVSRRIKLPKREVEKPLRQVTRRLLMALFVMCLTVLIVWLDRGGYHDNADDSITLLDCVYYATVTLSTTGYGDIVPYSASARLLNVLLITPLRVLFLIILVGTTLEVLTERTREEWRLNRWRKNLRDHTVVIGFGTKGRSALQTLLATGLHKEQVVVVDPSSKVVDIANAEGLTGVVGDATRSDVLLRAEVQKARQIVIATQRDDTAVLVTLTARQLNRGAKIVAAVREEENAPLLRQSGADAVITSASAAGRLLGLSVLSPSAGTVMEDLIQQGSGLDLIERPVRKPEVGKSVRETEDLVVSVLRGHRLLAYDDPHASPLQSTDRVITIVRAVPPHTPPATLGSAE